One Solea senegalensis isolate Sse05_10M linkage group LG21, IFAPA_SoseM_1, whole genome shotgun sequence DNA segment encodes these proteins:
- the LOC122758062 gene encoding O-acyltransferase like protein-like, giving the protein MALCLVLFFLFAGTSLGLENTQALNVSQRCEEDTNTFIWEINQETPKEYTVFMHNASGRIGGNVTGGDVNQTGSLDQCQSAHGPTFSGQYCQAFLSQGTVQHVVGVCVPDSCSEEDVHFLVLHGRLQYGQTALISPILVNQSIQEMTMLRCLPNNTIAPDASGHGYVACLFVCCLMVAIPLAATMFTALLSWQKNKDVSPSPEACCKNTALNLYGGLKSNDSCSSDMNISTSEEFNKHKPVCFPRRCLERWLQAFSLQNTCRGVFSTTSSIPGGGYSSLNGIRALSLLWIICGHNSTSTYYYNIDNAEEWFEYIRSSLFHIITAGPGFLAVDTFLVLGGMLSAKSLLGSINRAEGKLSVSVVGNYFYSRIKRIQPLHIFCLCLLIGVYSLVKWGPYMAYLKEVETCKKYWWANILFINNLINYEHTCLPWTWYLSLDFQFYATTPVLLYLHKLNRGVFAAVVGGLLLLTTAAGAILTALNHFLVYIPGTWSPEERQSQLTMYYTKPYTRYGPYLLGILLGIHFVTKKDQLIKKKWQAALGWFCTIFLMAVVFGLAFALRETPDYPSVPHALYQGLHRTVWALAIVWIIVACEEGYGGLIKSVLSLGFWIPISNISFAAYLFHPIVISLHNGVQENTFHFTVFNFMILYFGRLLPSLLIGYMLTVLIEKPYFLKYNRK; this is encoded by the exons ATGGCGCTGTGTTTGGTATTGTTCTTTCTGTTTGCAGGGACTAGTTTGGGGCTGGAGAATACACAGGCCTTGAATGTGTCTCAAAGATGTGAGGAGGACACCAACACCTTTATCTGGGAAATTAACCAGGAGACACCGAAGGAATATACTGTTTTCA TGCACAATGCATCTGGAAGGATTGGTGGCAATGTTACAGGAGGTGACGTCAACCAAACTGGTTCGCTGGACCAGTGTCAATCTGCCCATGGTCCTACTTTCTCTGGACAGTACTGCCAGGCATTTCTCTCacag GGAACTGTCCAGCAtgttgtgggtgtttgtgtccCTGACTCCTGCAGTGAAGAGGACGTACATTTTCTTGTGCTGCATG GGAGACTTCAGTATGGTCAGACAGCGCTTATTTCACCAATACTGGTCAACCAGTCCATTCAGGAGATGACCATGTTACGATGTTTGCCCAACAACACCATTGCTCCAGATGCATCTGGTCATGGATATGTGGCCTGTCT GTTTGTGTGTTGCTTAATGGTTGCAATTCCTCTAGCAGCTACCATGTTCACTGCTTTGTTAAGCTGGCAAAAGAACAAGGATGTCAGTCCATCTCCAGAGGcatgctgtaaaaacactgcaCTAAACCTTTATGGGGGTTTGAAGTCCAATGACTCCTGCAGCAGTGACATGAACATAAGTACTTCAGAGGAGTTTA ATAAACACAAACCAGTCTGTTTTCCACGACGCTGTCTGGAGCGGTGGCTGCAGGCATTTTCTCTACAGAATACCTGCCGTGGTGTCTTCAGCACAACCTCATCAATCCCAGGAGGAGGATACTCCTCCCTGAATGGAATccgtgctctctctctgttatgGATCATATGTGGCCATAATAGCACATCCACTTATTACTACAACATCG ATAATGCTGAAGAATGGTTTGAATATATAAGGAGCAGCCTTTTTCATATTATCACGGCTGGACCAGGTTTTCTGGCTGTAGACACCTTCTTAGTGCTTGG gGGTATGCTTAGTGCCAAGTCTCTGTTAGGCTCCATCAACAGGGCAGAGGGCAAACTGAGTGTCTCTGTGGTGGGAAACTACTTCTACAGCAGGATCAAAAG GATTCAGCCACTACATATATTCTGTCTGTGTCTATTGATCGGTGTGTACTCGCTGGTCAAGTGGGGACCCTACATGGCATATTTGAAAGAAGTAGAAACTTGCAAGAAATATTGGTGGGCTAACATTCTGTTCATCAACAATCTCATAAATTATGAGCACACA TGTTTACCTTGGACATGGTACTTAAGTCTAGACTTCCAGTTTTATGCCACCACTCCTGTGTTACTCTATCTTCACAAATT GAACAGaggtgtgtttgcagctgtggtAGGAGGTTTGTTGCTACTAACCACTGCTGCTGGTGCCATTTTGACAGCACTAAATCACTTTCTAGTCTATATACCAGGAACATG GAGCCCGGAGGAAAGGCAATCACAATTAACAATGTACTATACTAAACCTTACACAAGATATGGCCCATATTTACTTGGGATCCTGCTTGGAATAcactttgtgacaaaaaaagatcaGCTCATAAAGAAAAAG TGGCAGGCAGCACTCGGTTGGTTCTGCACTATTTTCCTCATGGCAGTGGTGTTTGGCTTGGCCTTTGCCCTCAGGGAGACCCCAGACTACCCATCTGTGCCACATGCCCTCTATCAGGGACTGCACAGAACAGTCTGGGCTTTGGCTATCGTCTGGATCATTGTTGCCTGTGAGGAAGGATATGGAG GTTTAATCAAGAGTGTCTTGTCACTGGGTTTCTGGATTCCAATTTCCAACATTAGTTTTGCTGCCTATTTGTTCCATCCTATTGTAATATCCCTGCATAATGGAgtgcaagaaaacacatttcacttcacagtCTTCAACTTT ATGATCCTGTACTTTGGCCGCTTACTGCCGTCACTGTTGATTGGCTACATGTTGACTGTGCTGATTGAGAAGCCCTACTTCCTAAAATACAACCGTAAATAG